In a genomic window of Streptomyces sp. BHT-5-2:
- a CDS encoding two-component system response regulator, protein MVQKAKILLVDDRPENLLALEAILSALDQTLVRASSGEEALKALLTDDFAVILLDVQMPGMDGFETAAHIKRRERTRDIPIIFLTAINHGPHHTFRGYAAGAVDYISKPFDPWVLRAKVSVFVDLYMKNCQLREQAALLRLQLDGGRQSVGETKESAGLLAELSARLAAVEEQAEALSKQLDESADAAAVATAAHLERKLTGLRRALDALEPGAGAPTG, encoded by the coding sequence ATGGTGCAGAAGGCCAAGATCCTCCTGGTCGATGACCGGCCGGAGAATCTGCTGGCGCTGGAGGCGATCCTCTCCGCGCTCGATCAGACACTGGTGCGGGCATCGTCCGGGGAGGAAGCGCTCAAAGCACTGCTCACCGACGACTTCGCGGTGATCCTGCTCGATGTGCAGATGCCGGGGATGGACGGTTTCGAGACCGCCGCGCACATCAAGCGGCGGGAGCGCACCCGCGACATCCCGATCATCTTCCTCACCGCGATCAACCACGGCCCGCACCACACCTTCCGCGGCTACGCGGCCGGCGCGGTCGACTACATCTCCAAGCCGTTCGACCCGTGGGTGCTGCGCGCCAAGGTCTCGGTCTTCGTCGACCTGTACATGAAGAACTGCCAACTGCGCGAGCAGGCGGCGCTGCTGCGACTTCAGCTGGACGGCGGCCGGCAGAGCGTCGGCGAGACCAAGGAGTCCGCCGGGCTGCTCGCCGAACTCTCCGCGCGGCTGGCCGCCGTCGAGGAGCAGGCCGAGGCGCTCTCCAAACAGCTCGACGAATCCGCGGACGCCGCGGCGGTGGCGACCGCCGCGCATCTGGAGCGCAAACTCACCGGCCTGCGGCGGGCGCTGGACGCCCTGGAGCCGGGTGCCGGGGCACCCACCGGCTGA
- a CDS encoding HAMP domain-containing protein: MESGAVARGASTRAKGGRSRSNGTTEVDTAALNRLLAALVAMRDGNFRKRLTVSGEGVMSEIAAVFNEVADRNLHLTGELARVRRVVGREGKLTERLEVGAAEGSWAAAIEASNALVDDLVRPVSEVGRVLSAVSEGDLEQRMDLRSRSSDSSSEHPLRGEFLKVGRTVNGLVDQLSAFTDEVTRVASEVGTEGKLGGQARVRGMSGSWKDLTDSVNTMASRLTAQVRDIALVTTAVAKGDLSRKVTVHVAGEMLELKNTVNTMVDQLSSFASEVTRVAREVGTEGELGGQAQVPGVAGVWKDLTDSVNLMAGNLTAQVRGIAQVTTAVANGDLSQKVTVSARGEVAQLAETINTMTETLRTFADEVTRVANEVGAEGQLGGQAQVPGAAGTWKDLTDSVNNAFRNLTGQVRDIAQVTTAVANGDLSQKVTVDVAGEMLELKNTVNTMVDQLSSFGAEVTRVAREIGVEGELGGQAAVPGAAGTWKDLTDSVNTAFRNLTGQVRNIAQVTTAVANGDLSQKVTVDVSGEMLQLKNTVNTMVDQLSSFADQVTRMARDVGTEGRLGGQARVDGVSGTWKELTDSVNFMAGNLTSQVRQIAQVTTAVARGDLSQKIDVDARGEILELKNTINTMVDQLSAFAEQVTRVAREVGTEGRLGGQAQVPGVAGVWRDLTDSVNGMAGNLTAQVRNIAQVATAVARGDLSQKIDVDARGEILELKNTLNTMVDQLSSFAEEVTRVAREVGTEGILGGQAEVQGVSGTWKDLTQSVNFMANNLTSQVRNIGEVTTAVARGDLSKKITVDAKGEILELVTTVNTMVDQLSLFAEQVTRVAREVGTEGQLGGQARVPGVTGIWKDLSDNVNLMANNLTIQVRNISQVSAAVANGDLTKKVTVEARGEVAQLADTVNTMVTTLSSFADEVTRVAREVGTDGILGGQARVPGVAGTWKDLTESVNSMANNLTGQVRNIAMVTTAIAKGDLTKKIDIDARGEILALKTTINTMVDQLSSFAEQVTRVAREVGTEGQLGGQAQVRGVAGTWKDLTESVNEMAGNLTRQVRAIAAVAAAVTLGDHNVRIDVDAAGEILELQDNINTMISTLRETTLANEEQDWLKGNLARISGLMQGRRDLKDVATLIMSELSPAVSAQHGAFFLAARPDVQEIGTDGDGGYELRLMGSYGYSMGEMPTTFRPGETLIGTAAEEGRTILVENVPSGYLKIASGLGEAPPANIIVLPVLFEDKVLGVIELASFQPFTQIQKDFLSQIAEMIATSVNTISVNTKTEVLLGQSQELTEQLRERSAELESRQKALELSNSELEEKAEQLRAQNRDIEVKNTEIEEARQVLEERAEQLAVSMRYKSEFLANMSHELRTPLNSLLILAKLLADNAEGNLSPKQVEFSETIHGAGSDLLQLINDILDLSKVEAGKMDVSPTRIALVQLVDYVEATFRPLTAEKGLDFSVRVSPELPATLHTDEQRLLQVLRNLLSNAVKFTDSGAVELVIRPAGEDVPVAIREQLLEHGSLRDPDADMIAFSVTDTGIGIAPSKMRVIFEAFKQADGTTSRKYGGTGLGLSISREIARLLGGEIHVQSEPNRGSTFTLYLPHNPGGLPPQGYPQLVAGGLAMDAEAREVETGHVEGEEAARETGAGGSLNRRRRRAVSGAARRLALPGQSPSVAAGAPQPPAAAGHQPDESWLGNGQDLVDPGFEGGFHGEKVLIVDDDIRNVFALTSVLEQHGLSVLYAENGREGIEVLEQHDDIVLVLMDIMMPEMDGYATTAAIRRMPQFAGLPIIALTAKAMKGDREKSIDSGASDYVTKPVDTDHLLSVMEHWMRQR; the protein is encoded by the coding sequence GTGGAGTCTGGCGCAGTCGCGCGGGGCGCAAGCACGCGCGCAAAAGGCGGACGATCCCGGAGCAATGGGACGACTGAGGTCGATACAGCTGCCCTGAATCGGCTGCTCGCCGCGCTCGTCGCCATGCGGGACGGGAACTTCCGCAAGCGGTTGACGGTTTCCGGCGAAGGCGTCATGTCGGAGATCGCGGCGGTCTTCAACGAGGTCGCCGACCGCAATCTGCATCTGACGGGCGAGCTGGCGCGGGTGCGCCGGGTCGTCGGACGTGAGGGAAAGCTCACGGAGCGGCTGGAGGTCGGCGCGGCCGAGGGCTCCTGGGCCGCGGCCATCGAGGCGTCCAACGCCCTGGTCGACGATCTGGTGCGGCCGGTCTCCGAGGTCGGGCGGGTGCTGTCCGCGGTCTCCGAGGGCGACCTGGAACAGCGGATGGACCTGCGGTCGCGGAGTTCGGACAGCTCTTCGGAGCATCCTCTGAGGGGTGAATTCCTGAAGGTCGGCCGGACCGTCAACGGTCTGGTGGACCAGCTCTCCGCCTTCACCGACGAGGTCACCCGGGTGGCCAGCGAGGTCGGTACGGAGGGCAAGCTCGGCGGCCAGGCGCGGGTGCGCGGAATGTCGGGTTCGTGGAAGGACCTCACGGATTCCGTCAATACGATGGCGTCCCGGCTGACCGCGCAGGTACGTGACATCGCTCTCGTCACCACGGCCGTGGCCAAGGGCGATCTGTCGCGCAAGGTGACCGTCCATGTCGCCGGCGAGATGCTGGAGCTGAAGAACACCGTCAACACGATGGTGGACCAGCTGTCCTCGTTCGCCTCCGAGGTGACCCGGGTCGCGCGCGAGGTCGGCACGGAGGGCGAGCTGGGCGGCCAGGCCCAGGTCCCCGGTGTGGCCGGGGTGTGGAAGGACCTGACCGACTCCGTCAACCTCATGGCGGGCAATCTCACCGCGCAGGTGCGCGGGATCGCCCAGGTCACCACCGCGGTCGCCAACGGCGACCTGTCGCAGAAGGTCACGGTCAGCGCCCGCGGCGAGGTGGCGCAGCTGGCCGAGACCATCAACACCATGACCGAGACCCTGCGCACCTTCGCCGACGAGGTGACCCGGGTGGCCAACGAGGTCGGGGCCGAGGGCCAGCTCGGCGGCCAGGCGCAGGTGCCGGGCGCCGCCGGCACGTGGAAGGACCTCACCGACTCGGTGAACAACGCCTTCCGCAACCTCACCGGGCAGGTCCGGGACATCGCCCAGGTGACGACGGCGGTGGCCAACGGCGACCTCTCGCAGAAGGTCACCGTCGATGTGGCCGGCGAGATGCTGGAGTTGAAGAACACCGTCAACACGATGGTGGACCAGCTCTCGTCGTTCGGTGCCGAAGTGACGCGGGTGGCGCGGGAGATCGGCGTCGAGGGCGAACTGGGCGGCCAGGCCGCCGTACCGGGCGCGGCCGGCACCTGGAAGGACCTCACCGACTCCGTCAACACCGCCTTCCGCAACCTCACCGGGCAGGTGCGCAACATCGCCCAGGTGACGACGGCGGTGGCCAACGGCGACCTCTCGCAGAAGGTCACCGTGGACGTCTCCGGCGAGATGCTCCAGCTGAAGAACACCGTGAACACCATGGTGGACCAGCTGTCGTCGTTCGCGGACCAGGTCACGCGGATGGCCAGGGACGTGGGCACCGAGGGCCGGCTGGGCGGCCAGGCGCGGGTGGACGGCGTCAGCGGCACCTGGAAGGAACTCACCGACTCCGTCAACTTCATGGCGGGCAACCTCACCTCGCAGGTGCGGCAGATCGCCCAGGTGACGACGGCGGTGGCGCGGGGCGACCTGTCGCAGAAGATCGACGTGGACGCGCGCGGCGAGATCCTGGAGTTGAAGAACACCATCAACACGATGGTCGACCAGCTCTCCGCCTTCGCCGAGCAGGTGACCCGGGTCGCCAGGGAGGTCGGTACGGAGGGCCGGCTGGGCGGTCAGGCTCAGGTGCCGGGTGTCGCCGGTGTCTGGCGCGATCTGACCGACTCGGTGAACGGCATGGCCGGCAACCTCACCGCCCAGGTCCGCAACATCGCGCAGGTCGCGACGGCGGTGGCGCGCGGTGACCTGTCGCAGAAGATCGACGTGGACGCGCGCGGCGAGATCCTGGAGCTGAAGAACACCCTCAACACCATGGTGGACCAGCTCTCCTCGTTCGCCGAGGAGGTCACCCGGGTCGCCAGGGAGGTCGGCACCGAGGGCATCCTGGGCGGCCAGGCCGAGGTCCAGGGCGTCAGCGGCACCTGGAAGGACCTCACCCAGTCCGTCAACTTCATGGCCAACAACCTGACGTCGCAGGTGCGCAACATCGGCGAGGTGACGACCGCGGTGGCCCGCGGCGACCTCTCCAAGAAGATCACCGTCGACGCCAAGGGCGAGATCCTCGAACTCGTCACGACCGTGAACACCATGGTCGACCAGCTGTCGCTGTTCGCGGAGCAGGTGACGCGGGTGGCCCGCGAGGTCGGTACGGAGGGCCAACTCGGCGGCCAGGCACGGGTTCCGGGCGTCACCGGGATCTGGAAGGACCTCAGCGACAACGTCAACCTGATGGCCAACAACCTGACCATCCAGGTGCGGAACATCTCGCAGGTCTCGGCGGCGGTCGCCAACGGCGACCTGACGAAGAAGGTGACGGTCGAGGCGCGCGGCGAGGTCGCGCAGCTGGCCGACACCGTCAACACCATGGTGACCACGCTCTCGTCGTTCGCCGACGAGGTGACCCGGGTGGCCCGTGAGGTGGGCACCGACGGCATCCTGGGCGGCCAGGCCCGCGTGCCCGGTGTCGCCGGCACGTGGAAGGACCTCACCGAGTCGGTGAACTCCATGGCCAACAACCTCACCGGCCAGGTCCGCAACATCGCCATGGTCACCACCGCCATCGCCAAGGGCGATCTGACCAAGAAGATCGACATCGATGCGCGGGGCGAGATCCTGGCGCTGAAGACCACCATCAACACGATGGTCGACCAGCTGTCGTCGTTCGCCGAGCAGGTCACCAGGGTGGCCCGCGAGGTGGGTACGGAGGGTCAGCTGGGCGGTCAGGCGCAGGTGCGCGGCGTGGCCGGCACCTGGAAGGACCTGACGGAGTCGGTGAACGAGATGGCCGGGAACCTCACCCGGCAGGTGCGGGCCATCGCCGCGGTCGCCGCCGCGGTGACCCTCGGCGACCACAACGTCCGCATCGACGTGGACGCGGCCGGCGAGATCCTGGAGCTCCAGGACAACATCAACACCATGATCTCCACGCTCCGGGAGACCACCCTCGCCAACGAGGAGCAGGACTGGCTGAAGGGCAACCTCGCCCGGATCTCCGGTCTGATGCAGGGCCGGCGCGACCTCAAGGACGTCGCCACGCTCATCATGAGCGAGCTCTCGCCCGCGGTCTCCGCGCAGCACGGGGCGTTCTTCCTCGCCGCGCGGCCCGACGTGCAGGAGATCGGCACCGACGGCGACGGCGGGTACGAGCTGCGGCTGATGGGTTCGTACGGCTACTCCATGGGGGAGATGCCGACGACGTTCCGGCCCGGGGAGACGCTGATCGGGACGGCGGCCGAGGAGGGCCGCACGATCCTGGTGGAGAACGTGCCCTCCGGCTACCTCAAGATCGCCTCGGGGCTGGGGGAGGCGCCGCCGGCCAACATCATCGTGCTGCCGGTGCTCTTCGAGGACAAGGTCCTCGGCGTCATCGAGCTGGCGTCCTTCCAGCCGTTCACCCAGATCCAGAAGGACTTCCTCAGCCAGATCGCCGAGATGATCGCGACGAGCGTCAACACCATCTCGGTCAACACCAAGACCGAGGTGCTGCTGGGGCAGTCGCAGGAACTGACCGAGCAACTGCGGGAGCGCTCCGCGGAGTTGGAGAGCCGGCAGAAGGCGCTGGAGCTGTCCAACTCCGAACTGGAGGAGAAGGCCGAGCAGCTGCGGGCGCAGAACCGCGACATCGAGGTGAAGAACACCGAGATCGAGGAGGCCCGGCAGGTCCTGGAGGAGCGCGCCGAGCAGCTCGCGGTCTCGATGCGCTACAAGTCGGAGTTCCTGGCGAACATGTCGCACGAGCTGCGCACGCCGCTGAACTCGCTGCTGATCCTCGCCAAGCTGCTGGCCGACAACGCCGAGGGGAACCTCTCTCCGAAGCAGGTGGAGTTCTCCGAGACCATCCACGGCGCCGGTTCCGACCTGCTCCAGCTGATCAACGACATCCTCGACCTGTCCAAGGTGGAGGCCGGCAAGATGGACGTCAGCCCGACCCGGATCGCGCTGGTCCAGCTCGTCGACTACGTCGAGGCGACGTTCCGGCCACTGACGGCCGAGAAGGGGCTCGACTTCTCCGTACGGGTCTCCCCGGAGCTGCCCGCGACGCTCCACACCGACGAGCAGCGGCTCCTCCAGGTGCTGCGCAACCTCCTGTCCAACGCGGTGAAGTTCACCGACAGCGGTGCCGTCGAGCTGGTGATCCGGCCGGCCGGGGAGGACGTCCCGGTGGCCATCCGCGAGCAGTTGCTGGAGCACGGCTCGCTGCGCGACCCGGACGCCGACATGATCGCCTTCTCGGTGACCGACACCGGTATCGGCATCGCGCCGAGCAAGATGCGGGTCATCTTCGAGGCGTTCAAGCAGGCCGACGGGACCACCAGCCGCAAGTACGGCGGTACGGGCCTGGGTCTGTCCATCAGCCGGGAGATCGCCCGGCTGCTGGGTGGCGAGATCCACGTCCAGAGCGAGCCCAACCGCGGTTCGACGTTCACGCTGTACCTGCCGCACAACCCGGGCGGGCTGCCGCCGCAGGGCTATCCGCAGCTGGTCGCCGGCGGGTTGGCGATGGACGCGGAGGCGCGCGAGGTCGAGACCGGGCACGTCGAGGGCGAGGAGGCGGCGCGCGAGACGGGGGCCGGCGGCAGCCTCAACCGGCGCCGGCGGCGGGCGGTTTCGGGCGCGGCGCGGCGGCTCGCGCTGCCCGGCCAGTCGCCCTCCGTGGCGGCCGGTGCGCCGCAGCCGCCGGCCGCGGCCGGCCACCAGCCGGACGAGTCCTGGCTCGGCAACGGGCAGGATCTCGTCGACCCGGGCTTCGAGGGCGGCTTCCACGGCGAGAAGGTGCTGATCGTCGACGACGACATCCGCAACGTCTTCGCGCTCACCAGCGTCCTGGAGCAGCACGGCCTTTCGGTGCTGTACGCGGAGAACGGCCGGGAGGGCATCGAGGTGCTGGAGCAGCACGACGATATCGTGCTGGTCCTGATGGACATCATGATGCCGGAGATGGACGGTTACGCGACCACGGCCGCGATCCGGCGGATGCCGCAGTTCGCCGGGCTGCCCATCATCGCGCTGACCGCGAAGGCGATGAAGGGCGACCGGGAGAAGAGCATCGACTCCGGGGCGTCGGACTACGTGACCAAGCCGGTGGACACCGATCATCTGCTGTCGGTCATGGAGCACTGGATGCGACAGAGGTGA
- a CDS encoding DegT/DnrJ/EryC1/StrS family aminotransferase yields MGTVGTLRSAGVRAGDEVVVPAYGNAEVACAVVELGAVPVFADVDADSYCLDPAAVADAVTGRTTAVVAVHRFGRPAEVAWIREVGQRYGLLVLVEDEPGVRPAEAELRGEHARYLDGRLRGVRTPVPVAGHAYERYVVRVPGNGRPDRDAFARALRAKGVGCRVPVQTPVYRMPGLRRDVFLPETERAVDETLALPIEAGMTRREVQRMAGACNALGGLLQPAF; encoded by the coding sequence ATGGGGACAGTGGGAACGCTCAGGTCGGCCGGTGTTCGTGCTGGTGACGAGGTGGTGGTGCCGGCCTACGGCAACGCCGAAGTCGCCTGTGCCGTGGTGGAGTTGGGTGCGGTGCCGGTGTTCGCCGATGTGGATGCCGACAGTTACTGCCTGGACCCGGCGGCGGTGGCGGACGCGGTGACCGGCCGGACCACCGCGGTGGTGGCCGTGCACCGGTTCGGACGGCCGGCGGAGGTGGCGTGGATCCGCGAAGTGGGCCAGCGGTACGGGTTGTTGGTGCTGGTCGAGGACGAGCCGGGGGTGCGGCCGGCGGAGGCGGAGCTGCGGGGGGAGCATGCCCGGTATCTGGACGGGCGGTTGCGTGGCGTGCGGACGCCGGTGCCCGTGGCCGGGCACGCCTACGAGCGGTACGTGGTGCGGGTGCCGGGAAACGGGCGGCCGGACCGGGACGCCTTCGCACGGGCGTTGCGGGCCAAGGGAGTTGGGTGCCGGGTGCCGGTGCAGACGCCGGTGTACCGGATGCCGGGGCTGCGGCGGGACGTCTTTCTGCCGGAGACCGAGCGGGCGGTCGACGAGACGTTGGCGCTGCCGATCGAGGCCGGGATGACACGGCGCGAGGTGCAGCGGATGGCGGGGGCCTGCAATGCGCTGGGGGGATTGCTCCAGCCGGCTTTCTAG
- a CDS encoding SpoIIE family protein phosphatase, whose protein sequence is MGEQITDTRMRRPVITARAAATFEPVGRSVATARAFVRDTLQGWGCADIVDDAVVLTSELVTNAVVHAGTAADVLCLRSDGGVRISVADRYPEREIPLQSAGQTMVHPDREGGRGLLLCGALAARWGVEYTAAQKHVWFHLDLPERPAGTRSAGPALPVDALPVTDTRVRVAVIQVDRGGGVTFWNEDAQELFGYDPEQVIGKPLTDFAAWPHTPGTGTGIAEALQLSRWEGSYGIRDADGRVVPVYASHLRVRDADGEASTVCLLVRDHERAVLQSPQRPPATESTPTHEGRPADPFEVFIGSPAPDDLDGLLQRTVERARDMLDGDAAYLLLATDDETELEVRASTGLPSARQRFARVPVEAGSGRYGSARMPAVHEDLTAVPGAVPLLAGTGMRSVVTVPLKVEGRLTGSLGVAAEGPARYTNEEALRLQFAADRIALAVERARLTELEKLRRGSLSFLVEASDLLAGTLDRDQTLALMAQMTVPTLATWCAVYTVADQASEPELSYVLHEDEDRIDGLKTLLQRVDPPEPVPTPGARVWTAPADAAHDAALRTSLRSLGLEESARPSKGPGATLATAAAVGGETVVLPLVARNRVIGMLTLGKPTEEHFRQEILELAEDLSRRAALALDNARLYSERTAISQSLQRSLLPPELPDIPGVEAEVIYRAAGEGNEVGGDFYDLFPIRDGAYGFAIGDVCGTGPEAAAVTGLARHALRLLAREGFGGPAVLERLNAAILDEGARSRFLTLLYGELWPQDDGSALLKVVCAGHPLPLRLRQDGSVEPAAEPQPLLGVMDDLELYEQTVTLDPGDVLLCVTDGVTERREGTRMLGDDGLTDVLTTCTGLTAGAVAARVLRAVERFAAEPASDDMAILALRVPEIPAA, encoded by the coding sequence ATGGGGGAGCAGATCACCGACACACGCATGAGGAGACCAGTGATCACCGCGCGGGCCGCCGCCACCTTCGAGCCGGTCGGGCGCTCCGTCGCCACAGCCCGCGCCTTCGTCCGCGACACGCTCCAGGGCTGGGGCTGCGCCGACATCGTCGACGACGCCGTGGTCCTCACCAGCGAACTGGTCACCAATGCCGTGGTGCACGCCGGCACCGCCGCCGACGTCCTGTGCCTGCGCTCCGACGGCGGCGTCCGGATCTCCGTCGCCGACCGCTACCCCGAGCGCGAGATCCCCCTCCAGAGCGCCGGCCAGACCATGGTCCACCCCGACCGCGAGGGCGGCCGCGGCCTGCTGCTGTGCGGCGCACTGGCCGCCCGCTGGGGCGTGGAGTACACCGCGGCCCAGAAACACGTCTGGTTCCACCTCGACCTCCCCGAGCGCCCGGCCGGCACCCGCTCCGCCGGCCCTGCCCTCCCCGTGGACGCCCTCCCCGTCACCGACACCCGGGTCCGGGTGGCGGTGATCCAGGTCGACCGCGGCGGCGGCGTCACGTTCTGGAACGAGGACGCCCAGGAGCTCTTCGGCTACGACCCGGAACAGGTCATCGGCAAACCCCTCACCGACTTCGCCGCCTGGCCGCACACCCCCGGCACCGGCACCGGCATCGCCGAGGCGCTCCAGCTCTCCCGCTGGGAGGGCTCCTACGGCATAAGGGACGCCGACGGCCGCGTCGTCCCCGTCTACGCCTCCCACCTGCGGGTCCGCGACGCCGACGGCGAGGCGTCCACCGTCTGCCTGCTCGTCCGCGACCACGAGCGCGCCGTCCTCCAGAGCCCCCAGCGCCCGCCCGCCACCGAGTCCACCCCCACGCACGAGGGACGCCCCGCCGACCCCTTCGAGGTCTTCATCGGCTCCCCCGCCCCCGACGACCTCGACGGCCTCCTCCAGCGCACCGTCGAACGCGCCCGCGACATGCTCGACGGCGACGCCGCCTACCTCCTCCTGGCCACCGACGACGAGACCGAGCTGGAGGTCCGCGCCTCGACCGGACTGCCCTCCGCCCGCCAGCGGTTCGCCCGCGTCCCCGTCGAGGCCGGCTCCGGACGCTACGGCTCCGCCCGGATGCCCGCCGTCCACGAGGACCTCACCGCCGTCCCCGGCGCCGTCCCGCTGCTGGCCGGCACGGGCATGCGCTCGGTCGTCACCGTCCCGCTCAAGGTCGAGGGCCGGCTCACCGGCTCGCTGGGCGTCGCCGCCGAGGGCCCCGCCCGCTACACCAACGAAGAGGCCCTGCGCCTCCAGTTCGCCGCCGACCGCATCGCCCTCGCCGTCGAACGGGCCCGCCTCACCGAGCTGGAGAAGCTCCGCCGCGGCTCCCTCTCCTTCCTCGTCGAGGCGTCCGACCTCCTGGCCGGCACCCTCGACCGCGACCAGACCCTGGCCCTGATGGCCCAGATGACGGTCCCCACCCTCGCCACCTGGTGCGCCGTCTACACCGTCGCCGACCAGGCGTCCGAACCCGAACTCTCCTACGTCCTCCACGAGGACGAGGACCGCATCGACGGCCTCAAGACCCTTCTGCAGAGGGTCGATCCGCCCGAACCGGTCCCCACCCCCGGCGCCCGCGTCTGGACCGCCCCCGCCGACGCCGCCCACGACGCCGCGCTGCGTACCTCCCTGCGCAGCCTGGGCCTGGAGGAGTCCGCCCGCCCGTCCAAGGGGCCCGGCGCCACCCTCGCCACCGCCGCCGCGGTGGGCGGCGAGACCGTCGTCCTCCCCCTGGTCGCCCGCAACCGCGTCATCGGCATGCTCACCCTCGGCAAGCCCACCGAGGAGCACTTCCGCCAGGAGATCCTCGAACTCGCCGAGGACCTCTCCCGACGCGCCGCCCTGGCCCTGGACAACGCCCGCCTCTACAGCGAGCGCACCGCCATCAGCCAGTCGCTCCAGCGCAGCCTGCTGCCCCCGGAACTCCCCGACATCCCCGGCGTCGAGGCCGAGGTCATCTACCGCGCGGCCGGCGAGGGCAACGAGGTCGGCGGCGACTTCTACGACCTCTTCCCGATCCGCGACGGCGCCTACGGCTTCGCCATCGGCGACGTCTGCGGCACCGGCCCCGAGGCCGCCGCCGTCACGGGCCTGGCCCGCCACGCCCTCCGCCTGCTCGCCCGCGAGGGCTTCGGCGGCCCCGCCGTCCTGGAGCGGCTCAACGCCGCCATCCTCGACGAGGGCGCCCGCAGCCGCTTCCTGACGCTCCTTTACGGCGAGCTGTGGCCGCAGGACGACGGCAGCGCCCTGCTGAAGGTGGTCTGCGCCGGGCACCCGCTCCCGCTCCGCCTCCGCCAGGACGGCTCGGTGGAGCCGGCCGCCGAACCCCAGCCCCTGCTCGGCGTCATGGACGACCTCGAACTCTACGAACAGACCGTCACCCTCGACCCGGGCGACGTCCTGCTGTGCGTCACCGACGGCGTCACCGAACGCCGCGAGGGCACCCGCATGCTCGGCGACGACGGCCTCACCGACGTCCTGACGACGTGTACGGGCCTGACCGCCGGCGCCGTCGCCGCCCGCGTCCTGCGCGCCGTGGAACGCTTCGCCGCCGAACCAGCCTCCGACGACATGGCCATCCTGGCCCTCCGTGTCCCCGAAATCCCCGCCGCCTAG